A window of the Pangasianodon hypophthalmus isolate fPanHyp1 chromosome 12, fPanHyp1.pri, whole genome shotgun sequence genome harbors these coding sequences:
- the LOC113527107 gene encoding clarin-3, translating into MPSAEKILYFLPSALLNVIGVAILGYGISAEWASSTMDCSPADTNWFNGTATIQMGLFAGTELKDSCPRFTTSEKSIAVFDSMSAVGGAGIGLHAVVVVLLVFALVASAGSIFITLYNTITNPYETCMGPIGLYVCSGLSACLAFLAMVLYLINLLGVNIGKKILLSNLNGVLMDETVTFLVGFFMILPYITVNLLAILLVYLYAHAAYRQRQEQQKPTEDAPKEILMY; encoded by the exons ATGCCATCAGCTGAGAAGATTTTGTACTTCCTGCCCAGTGCGTTGTTAAATGTAATCGGTGTGGCCATACTTGGTTATGGGATTTCAGCAGAGTGGGCCTCCTCCACCATGGACTGCTCACCTGCAGATACCAATTGGTTCAACGGAACTGCAACCATTCAAATGGGCCTGTTCGCAGGCACAGAGCTCAAAGATTCCTGTCCTCGGTTTACCACTAGTGAAAAATCCATCGCAG TGTTTGATTCTATGAGTGCAGTAGGGGGCGCTGGAATAGGCTTACATGCCGTGGTTGTTGTTCTGCTGGTCTTTGCTCTGGTGGCCTCTGCAGGTAGCATATTCATCACTCTCTACAACACCATCACTAATCCATATGAAACCTGCATGGGTCCCATTGGACTGTATGTCTGCAGTGGATTAAGTG CATGCTTGGCGTTTTTGGCAATGGTCCTGTACTTGATAAATCTGCTTGGGGTCAACATAGGAAAGAAGATATTGCTTTCAAACTTGAACGGAGTTCTGATGGATGAGACCGTGACATTCCTGGTTGGCTTTTTTATGATTCTGCCATACATTACAGTTAACCTGCTCGCCATACTTCTGGTGTATCTGTATGCGCATGCGGCCTACAGACAACGCCAAGAGCAGCAGAAACCCACGGAGGACGCACCAAAAGAGATTCTGATGTACTAA